The following proteins are encoded in a genomic region of Mycobacterium kiyosense:
- a CDS encoding hypothetical protein (frameshifted, insertion at around 1267976;~possible pseudo due to internal stop codon) — protein sequence MLQRLDGLDVDRLRDIDDYATSSLFSADERAAIAYADAMTTDPHSVTDEQVDDLRARFGEAGVIELTYQIGIENMRARMYSALGITEQGFSSGDSCRVPWG from the coding sequence ATGTTGCAACGCCTGGACGGCCTGGACGTGGATCGACTCCGAGACATCGACGACTACGCGACGTCGTCCCTGTTCAGCGCAGACGAGCGCGCCGCCATCGCGTACGCCGACGCCATGACCACCGACCCGCACTCGGTGACCGACGAACAGGTCGACGATCTGCGCGCCCGGTTCGGCGAGGCCGGTGTGATCGAGCTGACCTACCAGATCGGCATCGAGAACATGCGCGCCCGGATGTACTCGGCGCTGGGCATCACCGAGCAGGGCTTCAGCTCCGGAGACTCCTGCCGGGTGCCCTGGGGCTGA